The Mauremys mutica isolate MM-2020 ecotype Southern chromosome 1, ASM2049712v1, whole genome shotgun sequence genome has a segment encoding these proteins:
- the BBS10 gene encoding Bardet-Biedl syndrome 10 protein isoform X1 yields the protein MASAASLDLGRLVQEAEALASAVRGALGPRGGQVLVTRPTGETLLTRDGRRVLEALNLGPPTARMIVACVSSHHSMTGDGAKTFIILLSKLLRGLQAILDKREGSPFCEDIQRSKRDQKHCHSLKQISQSLMTFQTHILDHIMAQDLRKHFLSAFSSWEGEISRDTMESILEAYFCGRIGNSHQKLLSQLSCDFYYRCIPFKNGKNEMLDLVNKYFVELHSAVTGLPVSNSRILEGLVLHRDFAVYCPADGDIRMLIVTESIDSALSASGLEFVVNAEVQYQASQVWITKRTEAIMKHLQNNNIKVLLSSVKQQEIVIYYAKISGISIVECLSSEEISLLCKTTGISPFIPTQDNIRSEISETMIAKFCRPLVLGSKRYVHLGLTRTCAFEPHCVIFCGPMRGVTEQHASAFHGAFKMLQQLFKEVDLSDECEAQPENTNNASKTVHCSWQQSATQQKFIMENISCNREKVNDQQLKTSMAETEKQFIDSSSWVDENPSCNQTDLKKSSDLAMPLVKLESDFMFPALIDRGSSVRELQKPPLKCKHPSEMWVMNNSEPVVVNHRICNDAMTAIENTSTSVVSKQLNAAQEYWKPGNPIVPFEYEKSYKHTVQSYTNLVIQAGSVLPVGGNFEILLHYYLHSYAKQCQQPKITVISTIIADALLSIPKILYRTTKENSFTQVYFKATSALQTNQQLPMHQQGLESVYCKYQLVASVLHCLTKLLTIDLIIGIKRPPQKTEVNDSEEDL from the exons ATGGCGTCCGCGGCGTCCCTGGACTTGGGGCGGCTGGTGCAGGAGGCCGAGGCGCTGGCGAGCGCGGTGCGGGGCGCGCTCGGGCCGCGCGGGGGGCAGGTGCTCGTGACCCGCCCTACGGGAGAGACGCTGCTCACGCGGGACGGGAGGCGAGTGCTGGAGGCGCTGAACCTCGGCCCGCCTACGGCCAG AATGATAGTAGCTTGTGTCTCCAGTCACCACAGCATGACTGGAGATGGTGCTAAAACATTTATCATCCTGTTGTCCAAATTACTCAGAGGACTTCAAGCAATTCTTGATAAAAGAGAAGGATCTCCATTTTGTGAGGATATTCAAAGGAGCAAGAGagatcaaaaacattgtcacagtcTGAAGCAAATATCTCAGTCTCTTATGACATTTCAGACTCACATATTGGACCACATCATGGCACAAGACCTAAGAAAACATTTTCTATCTGCTTTTTCTAGTTGGGAAGGAGAGATAAGTAGGGACACAATGGAGTCAATATTAGAAGCTTACTTTTGTGGAAGAATAGGAAATAGTCATCAGAAGCTTCTTTCCCAATTGAGTTGTGATTTCTATTACAGGTGTATACCTTTCAAAAATGGTAAAAATGAAATGCTGGATTTGGTGAATAAATATTTTGTAGAATTGCATTCTGCTGTAACAGGTCTTCCTGTTTCAAATTCCAGGATCTTAGAGGGACTTGTTCTTCACAGAGATTTTGCTGTGTACTGTCCAGCAGATGGTGACATAAGAATGTTAATTGTAACGGAATCGATCGACTCTGCTCTTTCTGCCTCTGGTTTAGAATTTGTTGTAAATGCAGAAGTTCAGTATCAGGCTTCCCAAGTCTGGattacaaaaagaacagaagctATAATGAAACACTTGCAAAACAACAATATAAAAGTATTATTGTCAAGTGTGAAACAACAGGAAATAGTTATTTACTATGCAAAAATAAGTGGTATATCTATTGTAGAGTGTTTATCATCAGAAGAAATCTCTCTTCTCTGCAAGACCACAGGTATCTCACCTTTTATACCTACTCAGGACAATATACGTAGTGAGATCTCCGAAACCATGATAGCAAAATTTTGTCGGCCTCTTGTACTTGGCTCCAAGAGATATGTTCATCTTGGTTTGACAAGGACATGTGCTTTTGAGCCTCATTGTGTAATATTTTGTGGACCAATGCGTGGTGTCACTGAGCAGCATGCCTCTGCTTTTCACGGAGCATTTAAAATGTTACAACAACTATTTAAAGAAGTTGATCTGAGTGACGAATGTGAAGCACAACCTGAAAACACAAATAATGCTTCAAAAACTGTACATTGTAGTTGGCAACAGTCAGCTACTCAACAAAAATTCATAATGGAGAATATTTCTTGTAATAGGGAAAAGGTCAATGATCAACAACTGAAAACATCTATGGCTGAAACAGAAAAACAGTTTATAGACTCTTCTTCATGGGTAGATGAAAATCCATCATGTAATCAAACAGACTTGAAAAAATCTTCAGACCTAGCCATGCCCCTTGTAAAATTAGAGAGTGATTTTATGTTTCCAGCTCTAATTGACAGAGGTAGTTCTGTAAGAGAGTTACAGaaaccaccactgaaatgcaagcATCCAAGTGAAATGTGGGTAATGAATAATAGTGAGCCAGTTGTCGTCAATCACAGGATTTGTAATGATGCTATGACAGCAATAGAAAACACCAGTACATCAGTTGTGTCCAAACAGCTGAATGCTGCTCAAGAGTATTGGAAACCAGGCAATCCTATAGTTCCATTTGAGTATGAGAAGAGTTATAAACACACAGTCCAAAGTTACACCAACTTGGTCATACAGGCAGGATCAGTTTTGCCAGTTGGAGGTAACTTTGAGATCCTGTTACATTATTATCTCCATTCCTATGCAAAACAATGCCAACAACCAAAAATAACTGTTATTTCTACTATAATTGCTGATGCATTGCTAAGCATTCCAAAAATCCTTTACAGGACAACAAAAGAGAACAGTTTTACTCAGGTCTATTTCAAAGCCACTAGTGCACTTCAAACTAATCAGCAGCTGCCCATGCATCAACAAGGTCTAGAATCGGTGTATTGTAAATATCAGTTAGTAGCTTCTGTTCTTCATTGTCTTACAAAGCTTCTCACTATTGATTTAATAATTGGTATTAAGAGACCACCTCAAAAGACTGAGGTTAATGATTCAGAAGAAGATTtatga
- the BBS10 gene encoding Bardet-Biedl syndrome 10 protein isoform X2: MIVACVSSHHSMTGDGAKTFIILLSKLLRGLQAILDKREGSPFCEDIQRSKRDQKHCHSLKQISQSLMTFQTHILDHIMAQDLRKHFLSAFSSWEGEISRDTMESILEAYFCGRIGNSHQKLLSQLSCDFYYRCIPFKNGKNEMLDLVNKYFVELHSAVTGLPVSNSRILEGLVLHRDFAVYCPADGDIRMLIVTESIDSALSASGLEFVVNAEVQYQASQVWITKRTEAIMKHLQNNNIKVLLSSVKQQEIVIYYAKISGISIVECLSSEEISLLCKTTGISPFIPTQDNIRSEISETMIAKFCRPLVLGSKRYVHLGLTRTCAFEPHCVIFCGPMRGVTEQHASAFHGAFKMLQQLFKEVDLSDECEAQPENTNNASKTVHCSWQQSATQQKFIMENISCNREKVNDQQLKTSMAETEKQFIDSSSWVDENPSCNQTDLKKSSDLAMPLVKLESDFMFPALIDRGSSVRELQKPPLKCKHPSEMWVMNNSEPVVVNHRICNDAMTAIENTSTSVVSKQLNAAQEYWKPGNPIVPFEYEKSYKHTVQSYTNLVIQAGSVLPVGGNFEILLHYYLHSYAKQCQQPKITVISTIIADALLSIPKILYRTTKENSFTQVYFKATSALQTNQQLPMHQQGLESVYCKYQLVASVLHCLTKLLTIDLIIGIKRPPQKTEVNDSEEDL, from the coding sequence ATGATAGTAGCTTGTGTCTCCAGTCACCACAGCATGACTGGAGATGGTGCTAAAACATTTATCATCCTGTTGTCCAAATTACTCAGAGGACTTCAAGCAATTCTTGATAAAAGAGAAGGATCTCCATTTTGTGAGGATATTCAAAGGAGCAAGAGagatcaaaaacattgtcacagtcTGAAGCAAATATCTCAGTCTCTTATGACATTTCAGACTCACATATTGGACCACATCATGGCACAAGACCTAAGAAAACATTTTCTATCTGCTTTTTCTAGTTGGGAAGGAGAGATAAGTAGGGACACAATGGAGTCAATATTAGAAGCTTACTTTTGTGGAAGAATAGGAAATAGTCATCAGAAGCTTCTTTCCCAATTGAGTTGTGATTTCTATTACAGGTGTATACCTTTCAAAAATGGTAAAAATGAAATGCTGGATTTGGTGAATAAATATTTTGTAGAATTGCATTCTGCTGTAACAGGTCTTCCTGTTTCAAATTCCAGGATCTTAGAGGGACTTGTTCTTCACAGAGATTTTGCTGTGTACTGTCCAGCAGATGGTGACATAAGAATGTTAATTGTAACGGAATCGATCGACTCTGCTCTTTCTGCCTCTGGTTTAGAATTTGTTGTAAATGCAGAAGTTCAGTATCAGGCTTCCCAAGTCTGGattacaaaaagaacagaagctATAATGAAACACTTGCAAAACAACAATATAAAAGTATTATTGTCAAGTGTGAAACAACAGGAAATAGTTATTTACTATGCAAAAATAAGTGGTATATCTATTGTAGAGTGTTTATCATCAGAAGAAATCTCTCTTCTCTGCAAGACCACAGGTATCTCACCTTTTATACCTACTCAGGACAATATACGTAGTGAGATCTCCGAAACCATGATAGCAAAATTTTGTCGGCCTCTTGTACTTGGCTCCAAGAGATATGTTCATCTTGGTTTGACAAGGACATGTGCTTTTGAGCCTCATTGTGTAATATTTTGTGGACCAATGCGTGGTGTCACTGAGCAGCATGCCTCTGCTTTTCACGGAGCATTTAAAATGTTACAACAACTATTTAAAGAAGTTGATCTGAGTGACGAATGTGAAGCACAACCTGAAAACACAAATAATGCTTCAAAAACTGTACATTGTAGTTGGCAACAGTCAGCTACTCAACAAAAATTCATAATGGAGAATATTTCTTGTAATAGGGAAAAGGTCAATGATCAACAACTGAAAACATCTATGGCTGAAACAGAAAAACAGTTTATAGACTCTTCTTCATGGGTAGATGAAAATCCATCATGTAATCAAACAGACTTGAAAAAATCTTCAGACCTAGCCATGCCCCTTGTAAAATTAGAGAGTGATTTTATGTTTCCAGCTCTAATTGACAGAGGTAGTTCTGTAAGAGAGTTACAGaaaccaccactgaaatgcaagcATCCAAGTGAAATGTGGGTAATGAATAATAGTGAGCCAGTTGTCGTCAATCACAGGATTTGTAATGATGCTATGACAGCAATAGAAAACACCAGTACATCAGTTGTGTCCAAACAGCTGAATGCTGCTCAAGAGTATTGGAAACCAGGCAATCCTATAGTTCCATTTGAGTATGAGAAGAGTTATAAACACACAGTCCAAAGTTACACCAACTTGGTCATACAGGCAGGATCAGTTTTGCCAGTTGGAGGTAACTTTGAGATCCTGTTACATTATTATCTCCATTCCTATGCAAAACAATGCCAACAACCAAAAATAACTGTTATTTCTACTATAATTGCTGATGCATTGCTAAGCATTCCAAAAATCCTTTACAGGACAACAAAAGAGAACAGTTTTACTCAGGTCTATTTCAAAGCCACTAGTGCACTTCAAACTAATCAGCAGCTGCCCATGCATCAACAAGGTCTAGAATCGGTGTATTGTAAATATCAGTTAGTAGCTTCTGTTCTTCATTGTCTTACAAAGCTTCTCACTATTGATTTAATAATTGGTATTAAGAGACCACCTCAAAAGACTGAGGTTAATGATTCAGAAGAAGATTtatga